GACCCAAATAGACTGCACCGCCACCGACGCTGCAGGGAACAGCAGAACAGGGAGTTTCAACGTGATTGTCCATTATGTGGGGCTTGACTATGCAATCCTGGCTGCGGGGCCCAAGGGTGCGGACATCGGCGTCGGCGCGGTCGTCGAGGGGGACTGGTCGGGGGGAACGGTGAGGTCGACCTGAAGACCAAGTCCTCGGTAGGCGGTGTTATGACAGCGGGTGGTGTTAAGGCCGGCCCAGGATCATCGGCGGGTGAAATTACCTCGGCCGGCGTGGTGAAGGTCCAGAAGGGGGCGTCGACGGGCGCCGTGACCGAGGGCGCGACGGTCCAGAAAGTCACGCTGCCGACTGTGAATGCGAACCCTGAAGGGACCGGCGGCATCCTGCGCAAACCCAAGGACGCGCAGGCCGGCGCACTGATGCTGATGCCGGGCCGCTATGGCAAGGTAGAATCTGCCCCGAAGGACAACCTCATTCTCGTGGGCGGCGACTACCACTTCGTCGATCTCACGGTGGATGCTTTCAGCACGATCACGATCGATCTTTCCAACGGCCAGCCGCTCGTTATTCGTGTCGCGGAAGAGATCACATTCGGCTCAGGCGTCAAAATGAAGGTCACGGGTGGAGACGCGTCCGATATCATCATCATGGCGGACGGGTCCAAGCTGTGGCTTCGCGACGATGGGGTGTACTACGGGACTATGGTGGCCCCCAACGGGAACGTCATTATCGGACAGAAGTCCGAGCTCACAGGCGCCGCATGGGGACGCGAGGTATGGGTGATGACGGATTCGGTGACCAAGGCTGCCGCATACCGCCACCCGGTGCCGTAACCGAAGGCGCATGCCTATTTACGCCCCATCTTCATGGGTATAGAGTATGGCGGAGCCTCACCAAAGGGAGCCCGACATGCAAACACCCAACCCAAGCTTTTTGACCAACGGACCTCTGCAAGTCCTGGAGGCGAAAACCCTTTTTCCCTCGAACAAGGTTGTCGTCAATAAGGCGGCGACCCTTAACCGCCTCAGCACGGGCCGATTGATGCTCGCGTTTGGCCACAGCGAGGGCGCCGTCAACGGCAACTTCGGCTCAGTAGTCTTCTCTAAGTCGGACGACAATGGCAAGACCTGGTCCGCGCCGAAGGTGGTCCACGAAAACCCCAGCTGGCACTGCATGATCCAGGGTGGGATGATGCGCTTCCGGGACGACTTCGTCCGGTTGTTCGTGGGAGGCATCCAGATCGACTTCGGCCTGGGCGGCCACCAGCCGTTCGACAAGATGTACGTTGTGCCGGTGGACACCAGGGACGGCGGCGAGACATGGTCGAAGCCGGGTCCGGAGGTGAGCCTCTTCCCGGTGTGGACGGAGATGTACGGCTCCTCGAACCCCCACAAGCTGTCGGACGGCCGGTACATGCTCGCATGCATGGGCACGCTTGGGCGCGACACCGACTGGCACTCCGGCGTGACTTTCACGGACTCGAACGGGAACGGCTACACGAAGCCGACGATCATCGCCCAGGCTCCGGGCCGAGACTACAGCGATATCGACTGCGTTCGGCTGAACGACGGGCGGTTCCTGGCAGTGGTGCGCGAGCACCAGGTCAAGGACAGCGTCTACTCCCATTCCTCCGATGAGGGCAAGACATGGACGCCCATCAAGCCGACCGGCTTCAAGGGCGCCAATCCGCGCCTCCTCAAGCTCCGCAACGGCTCCATCGCGTGCGCCTACCGCAACGAGGACCGCGCCACGCGCGCCATCAATATCAGCGTCAGCGAGGACGGCGGTCACAAGTGGAAGCTCGCCGGCACCCTCAACGTCGGCGATGACTCGATCCCCATCAAGCCCAGCTACATCTCAGGCTACCCGTCCATGGTCTACATCAACGACCGCGACATCGCCTGCGTCTTCCACACCTACCCGGAGAAGTCGGGCAGGGTAGAGCTACATATGGTGACGCTCCGCGACATGACGTAGGGGGACCAGATGGAAGTGAGTTCCTGTCCCACCTGTCATCGCCCCATCAAGAGCATCCATGACTTCCAATCGGTGACAATTAGAAATTTCCGGCTGGAACCCCTTCAAGACCGTGTCGTCGATGAGTTCGATCCGAGGGGCCATGACAAGCGGCTAGAGGCGATGCACGCGCTCAACGCGAGGATCAGGCGAAAGGAGACGGTTTCAGATGAAGAATGGGCTGCATCCTCCTCCGCGGGCGGCGTCGATCGCAGGGAGGAGGTAGTGCAGGCCGTAGCGGTGCTGAAGCCAACTTTTGACCGGCTCAAAGCCATAGTAGGGCAGGCTGTTTCACCCAGCAGGATCGAGGCTGAATTCGGCGCGCACCGTGTCCTACCCGGGTCTGGTCTCAGAGTATCCCTGTCGACGAAATCGATTGAGGGAATGCAAGGCGTGTGCGCCGTGACTATTCTTGGTAGCCATGTGTTCCGGGATGGGTGGGCCGTCCTTTGCGACGTGGCTACCTTTGACTTCGACGGAAGCTTCTCCGATCCCCCGTTAACGCGAGCATACCTTACGAGTAGCACGCAGCAATAATTAACCACGTTCGGTAGCTGAAATCGCCACATCCGGCGATGCAATGGGCCGCGCGGGCTGGTGTAATGGAGCGTGGAGGCGTACGCGCTGCGCCTACCAAACACTGCGAGGTGTGCGGCCATGGCGCTCATTACACCGGTCCTGGCGGCCATTTCCCGGATGGCCGAAAAGATCCTCAACACCGCGTTTGGCTGGGCCACCATTACGCTCTTCGGCCGTGTCCAGCAGAGCCGGCAGATATTCCTCTCCATCATTTCCTTCGGCTCGGTGGCGTGGCTAGCGAGCGTCCTCGGCATCGCCTTTCCTGAATTCGGGACCTTCCTGTTATCGTTCGTGACGCTGCCCGACTGGGTGAACGAGGCATGGGTCCGCCTGGCCATGCTGGTCGCGGCGCTGGTCCTCCCCCTGGTTATCGGCGTCGTGGGTCTCATTATGCTCGAGAAAGAGGACAGGCCTGCCGGCATCGGCGGGAAGCTAGTGGCGGTGTTGCGGGGCTACCCTTATGCATTCGGCCTCGCTCTCACGCTCATTATGATGGTCCTCTTCGTCCCATTCATGAAGCTGCGCACCCTAATCAAGCGATGGGATTCCCAGCACGTGCCCGTCGTTGTAGAGCCGAACGACTACCTTGAGGTTGTAGACGGGGTCCAGGAGAGCCTGGAGGCGCGCGGCTGGCCGATCACGCGCCGCCGGGCCGGGCTGATGATTCGGCTGCCCACGAAGATACTGGACTTCTTTGCCGGCGGAGCGATTGACGACCTGGTGGTGGACAACCTCTCCATTCTCAAGACTTCCACCGGTGAGGTCATTTTGCACCCGGCGGACCTGGTGATCAGCGGAAAAAAGTGGGAGGTGAACCGCGCACGCGCGGCGATTACGGAGCACCTGGCCTTCTCGAAGGCCCATCTCACATGGTCCACGGACGCCAACAAGTTCGAAGACAGGATCGTGGTTATCTGGAGAGCGATGAAGGGAGCGTATGGCCCGCCGTACTGGGATGAAGTTGCCCATATGATGAAGGAGATAGACCGCGACCTGAAGGAGCTTAACGTCCCATTCGACGAATGGGAGACGCTCTTCCGTGCCAAGCTAACGATAGAGCGGGAGCTGCTCTG
This SAR202 cluster bacterium DNA region includes the following protein-coding sequences:
- a CDS encoding exo-alpha-sialidase yields the protein MAEPHQREPDMQTPNPSFLTNGPLQVLEAKTLFPSNKVVVNKAATLNRLSTGRLMLAFGHSEGAVNGNFGSVVFSKSDDNGKTWSAPKVVHENPSWHCMIQGGMMRFRDDFVRLFVGGIQIDFGLGGHQPFDKMYVVPVDTRDGGETWSKPGPEVSLFPVWTEMYGSSNPHKLSDGRYMLACMGTLGRDTDWHSGVTFTDSNGNGYTKPTIIAQAPGRDYSDIDCVRLNDGRFLAVVREHQVKDSVYSHSSDEGKTWTPIKPTGFKGANPRLLKLRNGSIACAYRNEDRATRAINISVSEDGGHKWKLAGTLNVGDDSIPIKPSYISGYPSMVYINDRDIACVFHTYPEKSGRVELHMVTLRDMT